The Eremothecium cymbalariae DBVPG#7215 chromosome 1, complete sequence DNA segment ATGAGCAGAGATCAACACTGTTACAATTACTAGATTCATACAAGGAGGATGTTGAGAATTACAGGATAAAGAAAGATTCAATCAACAGTCAGCTAAATCAACTAGTGGAAGAGGAACGGGAATTGACACAAGGTATGTATGATATCAGTAGGGAACAAGGGACAGCTTTGAAACGATCgtttgttgatatttttgaagatttactAACGAGAACTATTAGAGATACGTAGTATTCAAGAGCAGacacaacaaacaaattcTAAAATGGAAGCTTATGAAATTAAGAAGCAACAGTTAACTGAGGAACGTGGAATTTTAGAGCGTGATAGATGGGAATTAAAGGAGTTACTTGCCAAAAAGCAGAAGGAAATACAACGCCATAAAGAATCTATCAAAAAGCAGCATTTACGGGACAACCCTGAAGTGAAGGTTTATGAACAGTTGTTGGGGCTTAAGATAACCACTCCTAAACCGGACACTCTGTGCTTTAACTTTATTAATGTTTCAGAGAATTCATCAAACGCACAGTGTAACTTCACGTTGGATTTATCCTCCAATGGCTACAAAATACTGGATTCTTCTCCGAAGCTGTCGCAGGCCCAATCGACCGAGTTGGAGCAGAATTTGGCAATAACTGGTGACCTTCCAACATTCTTGAAGCAGGTACGCTCTCTATTACTAGACAGAATGAGTAcataatgatgatgaaacaTCGTAAAATTGCGCTGCCGTCAGTAATGACATATGAAACTAACGATTCTTTTTAAATGCATAAAATGGCGA contains these protein-coding regions:
- the SPC25 gene encoding kinetochore-associated Ndc80 complex subunit SPC25 (similar to Ashbya gossypii AFR679C, 1-intron), giving the protein MSIHGFDELKARMEVFQGKLHDYINEQRSTLLQLLDSYKEDVENYRIKKDSINSQLNQLVEEERELTQEIRSIQEQTQQTNSKMEAYEIKKQQLTEERGILERDRWELKELLAKKQKEIQRHKESIKKQHLRDNPEVKVYEQLLGLKITTPKPDTLCFNFINVSENSSNAQCNFTLDLSSNGYKILDSSPKLSQAQSTELEQNLAITGDLPTFLKQVRSLLLDRMST